The genomic region TCACAAACAGACTTCAAAGTCTTAAATTCAACCATCGAGGCACACTTGTATCAGGATCGTAACACAGAGATTTAACTCAGACCAGGGCAGGAGCCTTTTTCTCATTCATTGAATTGTgctgactaacacacacacacacacacacacacgacactgTCCTACAAAAACCGCCTTGCAGTAGTCATGGATGACCAGCAGGAGGACCCAGAGGGCATGTACGACGTGCAGCACCAGTACATGTGTAGCGAGTGCCACCAGCTCTTCAACACCCTAGAAGAAGTGCTGATGCACCAGCAGATCCACacagggcaggagggagaagagggggaggctggggaggcCATGGCCATCCAGGGCATCTCAGAGTACGGGGACAGCCAGTACCAGTGCCTGGAGTGTGGTGCCCTCCTCAGGAACCCAGATGAACTGCTACTGCACCAGGAGCTGCAcatgagagaggcagggttggaGACAGAGGACcatggtgagagggaggggatggtggCGGACAGGAAAGGGTGGATATGTGTCTTGAAGAGGAGGGGGGGTTAAAGGTGGTGGTTTGTTTCAAGGATGAAAGGTAGAGGTTGTTTGAATGTAGAGGGGCTAGATAGTGAGACTCGCCTGCTGAACGTTGTGTTGTGTTCCCCAGAACTGTGTGAGGTGTTGGAGACAGATGAGGCAGGGACAGAGGGCCAGGTGTCGGGGCCTGTCCAGTACCAGTGTCTAGACTGCCTGGCCCTGTTTGACTCTCCAGAGGTGTGGCTGGCtcacagacagacccacagcaAGAGCAGCACACACAGTGCCACAGAGACTGTGAGTATTAAATACCAACACATTTAATCAGAAAACCCTTAATCAAAGGGCTTACAGGCTGGCGTTCGTTAGCGCAAAAGCAGACAGGCAGAATTAGATGTTTCCTTTCTTGGCTCAaacttcctcccccctcctctctctcccaggagTATGTGTTGCAGCCCGATGGTACTGTGACACCCTTGGTCAGTGTTCAGAACTTTGTCTTGAGTGAACAACAAGCTGGGGAGATCTTAGCACAGGTACTGTACACACTTCATGTCAAAAAGCTTTTTAAAACCAGTAACCAGTTATTCTCACTCAAACATGATCATGTCTGTGCCCCCCTCTCAGGTCCTGgcccaacaacaacagcagcatcaGTCTACCCCCCAGCCCTCGACCCCCTCCCGGGCCACCTTCCTACCCCCCGTCTCCTCCCTTCCCGGCTCGGCCACCATGCGTCTCCAGATCTGCAGTGCCCAGGCCCTGGCCGATGGATCCAGTACCCCCGGCCTACGGCGCGCCAAGCTGCTGCCCCCTCTGCTCACTCCTCTAGGGGTGGGCTCGGTAGGAAAGCTGGGGGTCCCGGAGAACGGCCTCCAGAGACTGGAGGTGGTGCTGTCTGCTGTCCGGGAGGAGAAAGAGCAGCAGGGGGAGGTGGTGATCTTCCACCCCTATGAGTGCTCCGAGTGTGCCCTCCTCTTCCAGACCCCAGAGGACTTCCTGCAACACCAGGGGGAGCACTTCCTGGCCCAGGAGAAGGAGAGCGGTGAGGATGGGGTGATGATGGGATacgaggaggacagagggagggaggaggagagaggggaggagaatggggggagggtggcagaggagagggggaagggaacgGGGAGACGCGCCCTGGCTAAAAGATCTAGAAACACACCCCTATGCCTGCACTGCAGCCAATGCCAGCGTACCTTCACGTCGGCCAATCGGCTGGCGGCACACAGGCGTGTGCACGAGCATGGTACATACGAGTGCCGGGAGTGCGACAAGGTGTTTAAGAAGGCGATGTCACTGCAGACACACATGCGCTCTCACTCCGGGGAGGCTCGGTAtctgtgtgtggactgtggtCACGGCTTCAACACAGAGATGACCCTCATCATACACAGGTAGGTGCCTGACCAGACATCATGTTCTCATCATGAACCATCTCAATCATCAATcccatctcaaaccatctcaatgttTTCCTGTCTATTGCTTTTTGAATGCTATTCTATTGAAGGCTCTGAGACaaatcttctcttctctttttatATCCGCCCATCTCTGCTTCCTCATCCCTCACGTCATCCCTCGCTCCGTCCTGTAGGAAGTCTCACACAGCAGAGCCGCTCCACAGGTGTGAACACTGTGCCAAGACCTTCACCAATATGACCAAGTTCCTGTACCACCGTAGAACACACACCAAAACAGCCACCACTACACCTACCCCTGTCGTCCTGGTAACCACGTTTTCTTTTTAAAAATGGTAATATTGTTCTTATAGTTCCAAATTCTAACTTGAGAAATGTTTTGTGCAAATCATCAATGAGAAATGTGTGCAAATGTTTTGTTTCTCTAGTTAAATTCAGTCCCATACCGGTCAATGTATGAGCATGTGTTTTGACGATGTCCTGTGCAGGTCCCAGCGGCCCCTAGGAGGATGTCCCTGTCAGCCCTGTCCATCCTTCAGAGAGCCCGGGCcctgagggagaggggtgagggcaGCCCCATGGAGGGGGACGAGGAGAACCTGATGGCCCCCCTTACTGAGGCTGAGATGGAGATAGGCGAGTCGGGGGAGGACACTGCCTCCAGCTCTCTGAGCAGggcagagggagaaaaggagaaccGGGTGGATGTGGAGGGGACACCAAGGGGCAATGGAGGGTCCCAACCGGGAGAACATACTGCTGATCCTGGTTCCTCTACTGACCCTAACCTCGCTGGTCCCTGGGGCGCGTTCCCCTGCCCCTCCTGCCCTCAGGCTTTCCCCTCCCTGCTCCGCCTGGTCAAACACCGCCATACGGCCCACGTCTCCGAGCGACACTTCAAGTGCTCCGTCTGCACCAAGACCTTCAAGAAGCAGATGCACCTACGCAACCACCTGCGCACACACACCGGCGAGCGGCCCTTCCAGTGCTCAGACTGCGGAAAGACCTTCTCGTCCCTGGCCAACCTGTCTCGCCACAACCTCACCCATTCTGGCGTGCGCCCCTACCGCTGCGACATCTGCCACCGGACATTCACCCAGTCATCCAACCTCAGGCAGCACCGCCTACTCCATGccaacctccctccctgtccctgcccGGACTGTCCCGCCACCTTCGTACGGCCGGCCAAGCTAGCCGCCCACCGCTACACTGTTCACCCGGGGGCCCCAGCCCCGTTCTCCTGCCCCCAATGCCAGGCTGGCTTCCtgcacaggaggaagagagacCGCCACTGTCAGGAGGTCCACCCCACTGAGGCCCAGGAAGACAGAGCGGGAGGGTTAGAGAGCCTGCCCCAAGTGTGCCCTGACGGGGAGCCCCTCTCAGAGCCCTCCACCTCAGAAGACACCAGGACCACCAGCATCATGAGAGGGGGCCTGGACTGCACTGTGTGTGGGAAGAAGCTCAACTCTGCAGCCAACTGGCGTCTGCATCAGCTGAGCCACGGCCTGGTTCCTGGTCGGTCCTGTGGTGGTGTAGTGGCCAGGGGTAAATCCCACCAGTGCCTAACCTGCGGTAAGCTGTTTGTCTCCTCCTCTGGCGTGACCTTGCATCAGCGCATCCACACAGGAGAGCGCCCCTTCCCCTGCAACCTGTGTGGCAAGCGCTTCCGGCAAAACACGCACCTGCGAGAGCACCTGCGCACGCACACAGGGGAGCGGCCGTTCCGCTGCGAAATATGTGACAAGGGCTTTGTCCAGAGCATGCACCTGGCGGAGCACCGGCGTACGCACACGGGGGAGCGCCCCCACGCCTGTCTGGTGTGTGGCAAGGCCTTCAAGTCCTTCTCCAACCTGCGGAACCACAGGAAGACCCACGCACGCCAGCAGAGGCAGGAAGAGGTGGCTGCAGCACAGGTTGCCATGGAGACCAGCGCCGCCGTGGCGCTAGTGGAGGCATCCCAGGTGGAACTGGCCAATGGGCAGCCTCAGCTGATCCACATACAGACGTCGACCCTACAGCAGGTGAGGGGGAGGAGCTGGCGGGGTCTGTATGCGGCTTCtgagtgtgtgttagtctgtAAAATTGAGAAAATATGTTGTTCAAATGTTTTTCTCTAACATCCTCCATACAATGCTTCCTTTCCTATCCAGACCCAGGGTACTCCCACCATCATGTGTAATGAGTTTGGGGAGACCATCGCCATCATAGAGACCAGTGAGGGAGGAACCCTACCCCTGGCTGAGGCTATAGAGATCTACCACACAGCCCTGGAGAACAGTCTGGGGATGGACTCCATCACTGTAGACAGTCTACAGCTCATCTAACAGTCTGGGGATGGACTCCATCACTGTAGACAGTCTACAGCTCATCTAACAGTCTGGGGATGGACTCCATCACTGTAGACAGTCTACAGCTCATCTAACAGTCTGGGGATGGACTCCATCACTGTAGACAGTCTACAGCTCATCTAACAGTCTGGGGATGGACTCCATCACTGTAGACAGTCTACAGCTCATCTAACAGTCTGGGGATGGACTCCATCACTGTAGACAGTCTACAGCTCATCTAACAGTCTGGGGATGGACTCCATCACTGTAGACAGTCTACAGCTCATCTAACAGTCTGGGGATGGACTCCATCACTGTAGACAGTCTACAGCTCATCTAACAGTCTGGGGATGGACTCCATCACTGTAGACAGTCTACAGCTCATCTAACAGTCTGGGGATGGACTCCATCACTGTAGACAGTCTACAGCTCATCTAACAGTCTGGGGATGGACTCCATCACTGTAGACAGTCTACAGCTCATCTAACAGTCTGGGGATGGACTCCATCACTGTAGACAGTCTACAGCTCATCTAACAGTCTGGGGATGGACTCCATCACTGTAGACAGTCTACAGCTCATCTAACAGTCTGGGGATGGACTCCATCACTGTAGACAGTCTACAGCTCATCTAACAGTCTGGGGATGGACTCCATCACTGTAGACAGTCTACAGCTCATCTAACAGTCTGGGGATGGACTCCATCACTGTAGACAGTCTACAGCTCATCTAACAGTCTGGGGATGGACTCCATCACTGTAGACAGTCTACAGCTCATCTAACAGTCTGGGGATGGACTCCATCACTGTAGACAGTCTACAGCTCATCTAACAGTCTGGGGATGGACTCCATCACTGTAGACAGTCTACAGCTCATCTAACAGTCTGGGGATGGACTCCATCACTGTAGACAGTCTACAGCTCATCTAACAGTCTGGGGATGGACTCCATCACTGTAGACAGTCTACAGCTCATCTAACAGTCTGGGGATGGACTCCATCACTGTAGACAGTCTACAGCTCATCTAAAGGCCAGACAGAGACAACTCAGAACCATGACCGGACCATCAGATAACCCTCACAGAACCCTCACTCGACGATCTAGATATTCTGAGGGTCAAAGAGAGACGACTCAGAACGGTCATAGAACCATCAAACAAGCCTCACAGAGTTATCGACAGCTACTGAGAGCCAGCGAGAGGCTCAACTATCGGAGAACCATGACAGAACTACCTGTGTGGGCTGTGGGAGTGTACTGACTCTTGACTGGCAGAGAGCATGTTTTACTAACATCCTATTGGGGCGAATGTATGGGGAGCAGTAGAAGATTCAACTGTGATCTAGTGAACTACAGCAGTGTAGGAACACTGGTCTGGTTGTCATTGTTGAGTACAAAAACGATTGTCTACAATTGCAGCAGGCAGGACAACAGTAGGTGTTCATTCACTCATCCAGACCAAATGTGTTACGATCTCATGTTCAGAAAGACAGGGCAGAGCCGGTCAGTGGTGGTGGAGAGGTTGTTGTGACAGACGTGAATCGAGGGCCATTTCCTGTGTTTGTCATGTTCTTGACTGCCCATGGATGTTCGTTCAGTGCTTGTCTGTAATATGTGATTTTTACTTTGAAAACAATGACTGTTCCTCTTTTTGTTGTGAACAGATAAATTAATGATATTTGATAATATGATATGCCTGTTTTGTTTTGTGACTGCGTGTTACTGTGTCTTGATACTGGACCCCATTCTCTCTCCTTTTGAAGAAAGGATTAAGCCCAGGGAAAATTAACATAAGGCAAGCACTCACACTTTATATTGTTTTATGTGCAGTATTCTCTTTAAGAAATGTACGTCCTTGCATTCTCCCTAATGACTAAATTGTTTttatgtgtttatatatatacacattctacagttcaaaagtttggggtcacttagaaagcccttgtttttaaaagaaaagcaaatgtttttgtccattaaaataacaaaattgatcagaaatagtgtagacatcgttaatgactattgtagctggaaatggcagataaagaaggaatatctacataggtggacaaaggcccattatcagcaaccatcacttgtgttccaatggcacgttgagttagctaatccaaatttatcattttaaaaggctaattgatcattagaaaaccattttgcaattacgttagtacagctgaaaacagttctaattaaagaagcaataaaattggccttctttaaacaagttgagtatctggagcatcagcatttgtgggtttgattacaggctcaaaatggccaaaaacaacAACTTTTGTCTGAaacctgtcagtctattcttgttctgataaatgaaggtgattccatgtgagaaattgccaagaaactgaagatctccaAAAAATCAATTTCCAGCTacgatagtcatttacaacattaacaatgtctacactagatttctgatcaatttattttaaatgtacaaaaacaatgtgcttttctttcaaaaacatttcttactgaccccaaacttttgaatggtagaggttatatactgaacaaaaatataattgcaacatgcaacaattttactgagttgcagttcatataaagaaataaatccattaggccctaatatatggatttcacatgactgggcaggggcgcagccttGGGTGGGCCTGGCAGGACATAGGCCCACCAACTGGGGAGCCATCCCCAGCTAATCAGAATGCACTTTtccacacaaaagggctttattacagacagagatACTTTTGTTTAATCAGCTATCCGGGTGGCTGGTGTCAGACGATCccccaggtgaagaagccagacgtggaggtcctgggatggcatggttacacgtggtctgtggttgtgaggccggttagtcatactgccaaattctctaaaacaaaatTGGAAgtggcttatagtagagaaattaacattaaattctcagGCAACAGCTGGTGGTGGACATTCGTACAGTCAGCATGCCGATTGcgctctccctcaacttgagacatctgtggcattgtgttgtgtgacaactgcacattttagagtggacttttattgtccccagctcaagctgcacctgtgtaatgattatgctgtttaatcagctttttgatatgccacatctgtcaggtggatggcttATCTTGGCAGAGGAGAAATGTAAACAAATATGTGCACAAAATTAGAGAAATCTAAGCTTTTTTTtgcatatgaaacatttctgggatattttatttcagctcatgtaaccaacactttacatgttgcatttatatttttgttcagtatagttggaCAATAATAACTAATCAATAACAGATGATTCAGCTGTGTGGTACATTAAAAACTAGTGAAAAAAGTTAACTTGAACATCTATCTATACTGAAAGATAGATAAACTTATATTATTCATAAATGTATATATTGCATACTATATCTCAGTAAAACAAGGAGTAAACAAATGTTAAGATTCATATTTATTATTCATTTGTACATTTTTGGAGTTTGATGGCGTCTTTTAAAAGTCAATACAAGTCGGTTACACATTGTTCCTTAATATCATAGCGAGTCTTCTGACTCTACAGTAAATAATATGTACAACAACCAAGTCTTGCACAAAGACAACCAATATTATACCCTACCACTCTATATACTGCCCTGCCCCCTCCAGGCTTACCTCCTCCCACCCCAAAAGGCCTGGAGAGAACAGTAAGGGAGGACAAAAGGAAGGAAAAGAGTTGGAAGGAGGAGGCTATAGAATCAAACTTACTAGCAGGGGTGTGAGAGCGGTATACAGGGTTGTCCAAAAACATACTTATTACACTTAAATGAATACAAATGTCAACCCTCTTCTCTTTGTtatccctcattgaaatgaataAAAATATTTGTCACCCCAGGTCCTTGCTGGGGTGAAGTGAAGGGTGTTGAaagggaagacaaagagagggaaagaggcacAGGTGAGGACCATCTATCTCACAGGTGAGGACCATCTCTCTCACAGGTCCCATCCCATTTCCCCTCAAATAAGAAAACAGGTTGAGAGACAATCTAATGACATTGATACCAGCCTGTAGCAAGGATCAGGTCCACTATAACAATGAGAGGAGTAATATTAGTGACAGTAATAAAATAATAACATAATGAACTGCAACGTTACCTGTGTTTGATTAAAAAAACACGTTTGTTGTCTTTAAAATAAAAAGTTAGATAATAAAACTGCTTGGCACTAGAAGTAACAGGCCTGACAGCCTGACGTCCTCTGGGTTCTCAACTGAAGTCTACAAATAGAGAAAACATGGTTGCAGTGACCGAGTGAGAAATGTAGAGCCATGATGTGCCCATCGACTCATTCTCCCCGCCTCCTTCCCTCATGGCGAGTGAATCAGACTAGCAGGAACGCTTGGTGCATCTTTACTGGCATCTTCTGTAGGCAATCATGGGAAGCGAGGGCGATGTCCTAAACTCTCTCCAGTCCCCCTCACAGACCTGTCCTGAAGGTATGCTTCTATGATTCAAAGTAGAGAAAAATCTAACAATAAAACAAGGATCCTTCTGATCCCTCACCATCCAATGGCATCATCTCAAGCCAGTGGGGACCCAGCCCCCAATGTCCAGCAGAAACAAATGAGTCAATGGGAGAATTAAAAGCCAGACCCTCTTCACTAGCCAATTAACTGATCTTACTTCCCAAGCTCTCCATTttcaaaaacaacaaagtgaGTCTGGTTAGAGTCAGATAAATGACCTTCAAACAGTCCCACTACATGATATGTTATTCAGTCTGAAAGATGGGCCCTGTGCCAAGGCAATGGGTAACAGCTGGAGAGTTGTTATTGTATAGTCTATAGTCCACTGGCATCAATGGAAGCTTACAGGGATAATATTAATATTACGAACAAAGTGCTAATTCAAGTGTGGGTATTGGAGTTTGGGTtcatcagctgtgtgtctgtctgcctgtctgtgtttgtgtggcattttaaatgtaattttttttGGAGAGGGGGAATTACACTTTAAAAAATCCCCTTTTAAGTTTTAAACAATTCCACAttttgcaaacacacacacacacacacacacatcctcttctTTGTCTCTTCCACTTGCTCTTTCTGACCTGGCtctctggagaaagagagagagagacaggtccagatATGCACACAGACAGAGGGGTGTAGCTTCAACAAAATTAAGAGGCGGGATTTGGGGAACTGGTCCATTGCTGATTGGTCAATCCAGCCTGTCAGCATCCTTCATCTAGAAGACTCCTGCAAATCCCTCAGCTCCTCTGGACTACCCTCCCTCTCTCGATCCACCTCCTCTCCCAATGGCTCCGcccctcctcctgtcccttcCCCTGATTGGGCGCCAGACGGTCCGGGGAGCGAGGAAGCCTCGTTGGTCTCAGAGGGGACGGCAGTCTGCATGATCTTCTGTCGGACCTCCCTGATCTTCAGCTGCAGACACACCTTGGTGGGGAAGATGTCTGAGTAGCGTGCCTGGAAGGCTGCAGTGGCCTGGGCTGGAGAGCAgacaggagaaggaggaagacagagaggaagtgttgATTATTGTTGTTTGACTAGGAATgtagaaaaaaaacacattttgctgGGTGGGGAGGACTTTGTGTGTGCACATGTATACACTCTGTAAATGAGAGTGAGAGTAGGgcctatgtacagtaccagtcaaaagtttggacacctactcactacagggtttttatttattttttactattttctacattgtagagtagtgaagacatcaaaactatgaaataacacatatggaatcatgcagtaaccaaaaatgtgtaggggtggtatatagaagatcaaataagcaaagagaaacgaccgtccatcattactttaagacatgaaggtcagttaatctggaaaatttcaagaacagTCGTGTagtcgtaaaaaccatcaagctttatgatgaaactggctctcatgaggaccgccacaggaatggaagacccagagttacctctgctgtggtatgatgaaactggctctcatgaggaccgccacaggaatggaagacccagagttacctctgctgtggtatgatgaaactggctctcatgaggaccgccacaggaatggaagacccagagttacctctgctgtggtatgatgaaactggctctcatgaggaccgccacaggaatggaagacccagagttacctctgctgtggtatgatgaaactggctctcatgaggaccgccacaggaatggaagacccagagttacctctgctgtggtatgatgaaactggctctcatgaggaccgccacaggaatggaagacccagagttacctctgctgcagaggataagttcattagagttaccagcctcagaaattgcaggccaaataaatgcttcggagttcaagtaacagacacatctcaacatcaactgttcagaggagactgtgaatcaggccttcatggtcaaattgctacaaagaaaccaatactaaaggacagcaataagaagaagagatttgcttgggccaagaaacacaagcaatggacattagaccggaggaaatctgtcctttggtctgatgagtccaaacttgagatttttggctccaaccgctgtgtctttgtgagacgcagagtaggtgaacgaatgatctcagcatgtgtggttcccaccgtgaagcatggaggaggtttgatggtgcattgctggtgacactggcagtgatttatttagaattcaagacaggcacacttaaccagcatggctaccacagcattctgcagcgagaCGCCATCAAATCTGGTTAATGataagtgggactatcatttgttttcccaacacacctccaggctgtgtaagggctatatgaacaagaaggtgagtgatggagtgctgcatcagatgacctggcctccacaatcacctgacttcaaaccaattgagatggtttgggatgagttggaccgcagagtgaaggaaaagcagccaacaagtgctcagcatttgtgggagctccttcaagactgttggaaaagcattccaggtgaagctggttgagagaatgtcaagagtgcacaaagctgtcatcaaggcaaagggtttctatttgaagaatctattttgatttgtttaacacttttttgattactatttgattccatacgtgttatttcatagttttgatgtcttcactataaaatagtaaaaataaagaaaaccccttgaatgagtaggtatgtccaaacctttgactggtactgtatataaaattgTATATGCAAGCGTGTCTGTACTGACCTGAGGGGAAGAAGCCATGCTCCTGGAAGAGCTGCATGACGAGGGCTCGTCTCTGGTCCAGGGTGCGTCTCAGAGAGGAGTAGGGCACCTTGTCAAACTCCAGCTCCCCCAGGATGTCCTCTCCTTcagctcctgtccctgtcccagacCCTGGAGGGGGACACACAGACGGGGGggctgacaaacacacacacactggttagtattttatataaaacatttgtgcaaacatggaaaatatattttaggaTTTGGGAGAGCAGTTTTAGCAGTTAAATATACAGTGcaattggaaagtattcagacttctAGACTTTTTCCAGTTGTTGcattagtcttattctaaaattgattacattgtttttatccctcatcaatctacacacaatactccataatgacaaagcaaaaacttttttttttagaaatataTGCAATTTTAAATATcacatatacataagtattcagaccctttactcagcactttgttgaaacacctttggcagcgattacagcctcgagtcttcttgggtatgacgctacaagcttggcacacctgtatttggggagtttttcctattcCCCTCAagttgtcaggttggatggggagcattgctccacagctattttcaagtctctccagaaatgtctgattgagttcaagtccgggctctggctgggccactcaaggacattcagagacttgccccgaagccactcctgcattgtcttggctatgtgcttagtgccgttgtcctgttggaaggtgaaccatcacccaagtctgaggtcctgagtgctctggagtaggttttcatcaaggatctcgctgttcTTTTCCTCGAttctgacgagtctcccagttcctgccgcttaaaacatccccacagcatgatgttgccaccaccatgcttcactgtagggatggtgccaggtttcctccagatgtgacgcttggcattccctatctggtctgagagtctttaggtgtttttttggcaaactccaagtgggcggtcatgtgccttttactgaggagtggcttccgtctggccactctaccataaaggcctgattggtggagtgctgcagagatggttgtccttctggaaggttctcccatctccatagaggaactatgaagctc from Oncorhynchus masou masou isolate Uvic2021 chromosome 29, UVic_Omas_1.1, whole genome shotgun sequence harbors:
- the LOC135520561 gene encoding zinc finger protein 574-like, translating into MDDQQEDPEGMYDVQHQYMCSECHQLFNTLEEVLMHQQIHTGQEGEEGEAGEAMAIQGISEYGDSQYQCLECGALLRNPDELLLHQELHMREAGLETEDHELCEVLETDEAGTEGQVSGPVQYQCLDCLALFDSPEVWLAHRQTHSKSSTHSATETEYVLQPDGTVTPLVSVQNFVLSEQQAGEILAQVLAQQQQQHQSTPQPSTPSRATFLPPVSSLPGSATMRLQICSAQALADGSSTPGLRRAKLLPPLLTPLGVGSVGKLGVPENGLQRLEVVLSAVREEKEQQGEVVIFHPYECSECALLFQTPEDFLQHQGEHFLAQEKESGEDGVMMGYEEDRGREEERGEENGGRVAEERGKGTGRRALAKRSRNTPLCLHCSQCQRTFTSANRLAAHRRVHEHGTYECRECDKVFKKAMSLQTHMRSHSGEARYLCVDCGHGFNTEMTLIIHRKSHTAEPLHRCEHCAKTFTNMTKFLYHRRTHTKTATTTPTPVVLVPAAPRRMSLSALSILQRARALRERGEGSPMEGDEENLMAPLTEAEMEIGESGEDTASSSLSRAEGEKENRVDVEGTPRGNGGSQPGEHTADPGSSTDPNLAGPWGAFPCPSCPQAFPSLLRLVKHRHTAHVSERHFKCSVCTKTFKKQMHLRNHLRTHTGERPFQCSDCGKTFSSLANLSRHNLTHSGVRPYRCDICHRTFTQSSNLRQHRLLHANLPPCPCPDCPATFVRPAKLAAHRYTVHPGAPAPFSCPQCQAGFLHRRKRDRHCQEVHPTEAQEDRAGGLESLPQVCPDGEPLSEPSTSEDTRTTSIMRGGLDCTVCGKKLNSAANWRLHQLSHGLVPGRSCGGVVARGKSHQCLTCGKLFVSSSGVTLHQRIHTGERPFPCNLCGKRFRQNTHLREHLRTHTGERPFRCEICDKGFVQSMHLAEHRRTHTGERPHACLVCGKAFKSFSNLRNHRKTHARQQRQEEVAAAQVAMETSAAVALVEASQVELANGQPQLIHIQTSTLQQTQGTPTIMCNEFGETIAIIETSEGGTLPLAEAIEIYHTALENSLGMDSITVDSLQLI